In Corynebacterium aquatimens, one genomic interval encodes:
- the atpD gene encoding F0F1 ATP synthase subunit beta yields MTTALTHEEQSEPTGAVTEAASGAANNQEERREAGSENGRVVRVIGAVVDVEFPRGELPELYNALKVDIELEAVAKTITLEVAQFLGDNLVRTIAMAPTDGLVRGAKVSDTGNPISVPVGDQVKGHVFNALGDCLDDPSVGEGGERWGIHREPPAFKDLEGKTEILETGIKVIDLLTPYVKGGKIGLFGGAGVGKTVLIQEMITRIAREFSGTSVFAGVGERTREGTDLFLEMEEMGVLPDTALVFGQMDEPPGVRMRVALSGLTMAEYFRDVQNQDVLLFIDNIFRFTQAGSEVSTLLGRMPSAVGYQPTLADEMGVLQERITSTKGRSITSLQAVYVPADDYTDPAPATTFAHLDATTELSRSIASKGIYPAVDPLTSTSRILEPGIVGERHYGVAQKVINILQKNKELQDIIAILGMDELSEEDKITVQRARKIQRFLGQNFFVAQKFTGDPGSYVPLDETIDAFDRLANGEFDHYPEQAFNNLGGLDDVEAAYKKLQEK; encoded by the coding sequence ATGACTACAGCTCTAACCCATGAAGAGCAAAGCGAGCCGACCGGGGCTGTGACTGAAGCCGCCTCCGGTGCCGCGAACAACCAAGAAGAGCGTCGTGAGGCGGGCTCCGAAAACGGCCGCGTCGTGCGCGTCATCGGCGCCGTCGTGGACGTGGAGTTCCCGCGCGGCGAACTGCCAGAGCTCTACAACGCCCTGAAGGTGGACATCGAGCTCGAGGCAGTGGCGAAGACCATTACCCTCGAGGTCGCCCAGTTCCTGGGTGACAACCTCGTGCGCACCATCGCCATGGCGCCGACCGACGGCCTGGTGCGTGGCGCGAAGGTGTCCGACACCGGCAACCCGATCTCGGTGCCGGTCGGTGACCAGGTCAAGGGCCACGTCTTCAACGCCCTCGGCGACTGCTTGGACGACCCGAGCGTCGGCGAAGGTGGCGAGCGCTGGGGCATCCACCGCGAGCCTCCGGCCTTCAAGGACCTCGAAGGTAAGACCGAGATCCTGGAAACCGGTATTAAGGTCATCGACCTTCTCACCCCATACGTGAAGGGTGGAAAGATCGGCCTGTTCGGTGGTGCCGGTGTGGGCAAGACCGTTCTGATCCAGGAGATGATTACCCGTATTGCGCGTGAGTTCTCCGGTACGTCGGTCTTCGCCGGCGTTGGTGAGCGCACCCGTGAGGGTACGGACCTCTTCCTCGAGATGGAAGAGATGGGCGTTCTGCCCGATACCGCACTCGTCTTCGGCCAGATGGACGAGCCGCCAGGGGTTCGTATGCGCGTGGCTTTGTCCGGCCTGACGATGGCGGAGTACTTCCGCGATGTTCAGAACCAGGACGTGCTTCTGTTCATTGACAACATCTTCCGTTTCACCCAGGCAGGTTCTGAGGTGTCCACGCTGCTCGGCCGCATGCCGTCCGCCGTGGGTTACCAGCCGACGCTTGCCGACGAAATGGGTGTGCTCCAGGAGCGCATTACCTCCACCAAGGGCCGTTCGATTACGTCCCTGCAGGCCGTCTACGTTCCTGCGGATGACTACACCGACCCGGCTCCGGCGACCACCTTCGCCCACTTGGATGCGACCACTGAGCTGAGCCGTTCCATCGCCTCGAAGGGTATTTACCCGGCTGTGGACCCGCTGACCTCGACGTCCCGCATCCTGGAACCAGGCATCGTGGGCGAGCGCCACTACGGCGTTGCCCAGAAGGTGATCAACATCCTGCAGAAGAACAAGGAGCTGCAGGACATCATCGCCATCCTTGGTATGGACGAACTGAGCGAAGAAGACAAGATCACGGTTCAGCGCGCACGTAAGATCCAGCGCTTCCTGGGCCAGAACTTCTTCGTTGCTCAGAAGTTCACCGGCGACCCGGGTTCCTACGTTCCGCTGGATGAGACGATCGACGCGTTCGACCGCCTCGCCAACGGTGAGTTCGACCACTACCCGGAGCAGGCGTTCAACAACCTCGGTGGTCTCGACGACGTCGAGGCTGCATACAAGAAGCTGCAAGAGAAGTAG
- a CDS encoding thiamine-binding protein: MILAFSVAPTETPDATAEMAAAVARAVKVVRESGLPNETNAMFTLVEGEWDEVMDVVKRATEAVAEASPRVSLVIKADIRPGYTGQIASKVESLERELDAL; this comes from the coding sequence ATGATCCTTGCATTTTCTGTTGCCCCGACTGAGACTCCCGATGCCACCGCAGAAATGGCTGCGGCCGTTGCGCGCGCCGTGAAGGTCGTGCGCGAATCTGGGCTGCCGAATGAGACCAACGCGATGTTCACGTTGGTCGAAGGGGAGTGGGACGAGGTCATGGACGTGGTGAAACGCGCAACCGAGGCCGTCGCTGAGGCGTCGCCCCGGGTGTCGCTGGTGATCAAAGCGGACATTCGTCCCGGCTACACGGGGCAGATCGCGTCGAAGGTGGAAAGCCTCGAGCGCGAACTCGACGCGCTGTAG
- a CDS encoding HNH endonuclease signature motif containing protein, translating into MNTFRTLIGALSHAAVDALADFDREAALSAGIDPARVRAWSKIHEAYYGPTTSRQKQRLALEQAQRAGMSLDQLALIERRVAKFASARTRNKMRVALLAVRGNYKTLEKAAKELAPQPTKPARKQVTFSPSKNGTRTMTVTADERDLADFEHFLSQDLDPSHPAAPQLLKRFLAFMRGNPASDPGGPSDSSPGVPYAVPRPLLLLPLPDWVSIINGEGDEIELSLTDGTNMTGAEFLNGYFGTVDNGLEAAVFHPEHGAVNLYRTQRLANAKQRILARASMPVCPVPGCRRGADSCEIHHIKPWAKGGATNISNLAPLCRYHNRVNDDDPARRKRGHIRMRRGTPVWVSPRGYAVPNPHHNYKYAAMLSLYGRRQPV; encoded by the coding sequence ATGAACACTTTTAGAACATTAATTGGCGCTTTGTCGCACGCGGCGGTGGATGCACTCGCCGACTTCGACAGGGAGGCCGCGCTGAGCGCCGGAATTGACCCCGCGCGGGTGAGAGCGTGGTCCAAAATCCATGAGGCGTATTACGGACCAACGACGTCGCGACAGAAACAGCGACTCGCATTAGAACAAGCGCAGCGGGCAGGGATGTCTTTGGACCAACTGGCGCTCATCGAGCGGCGCGTGGCCAAATTCGCCTCCGCGCGCACCCGCAACAAGATGCGCGTGGCCCTTTTGGCCGTGCGGGGGAATTACAAAACGCTGGAAAAAGCCGCGAAGGAACTCGCTCCCCAGCCCACAAAGCCCGCCCGGAAACAAGTCACGTTCAGCCCGTCGAAGAACGGCACCCGCACGATGACCGTCACCGCCGACGAGCGCGACCTCGCCGATTTCGAACACTTCCTAAGTCAGGATCTCGATCCCTCGCACCCCGCCGCGCCCCAGTTGCTTAAGCGGTTCCTCGCGTTCATGCGCGGCAACCCAGCGAGCGACCCCGGCGGCCCAAGCGACTCCAGCCCCGGCGTACCGTACGCAGTCCCCCGGCCACTTCTTCTCCTCCCGCTGCCGGACTGGGTCAGCATCATCAACGGTGAGGGCGACGAGATCGAACTCTCCCTCACCGACGGCACCAATATGACGGGTGCGGAGTTCCTGAATGGTTACTTTGGAACCGTCGATAATGGGCTCGAAGCTGCGGTGTTCCACCCAGAGCACGGCGCGGTCAACTTGTACCGCACGCAGCGTCTGGCTAACGCCAAGCAACGAATTCTCGCGCGGGCTTCGATGCCTGTGTGTCCGGTTCCCGGCTGCCGTCGCGGCGCTGACTCGTGCGAGATCCACCACATCAAACCGTGGGCCAAGGGTGGCGCGACGAACATAAGCAACCTCGCCCCGCTTTGTCGCTACCACAATCGCGTCAACGACGATGATCCCGCGCGGCGCAAGCGCGGCCACATCCGCATGCGGCGCGGAACCCCGGTCTGGGTCTCGCCGCGCGGATACGCGGTCCCAAATCCACACCACAATTACAAGTACGCGGCGATGCTCTCTCTTTACGGCAGGCGGCAGCCCGTTTAG
- the nucS gene encoding endonuclease NucS translates to MRLVIARCSVDYVGRLDAHLPMADRLILVKADGSVSVHADDRAYKPLNWMTPPCTIVEETIQDIDGEDTGVGLWIVENPKGEQLRITIEEIHHDSSHDLGVDPGLVKDGVESHLQELLAEHIATLGDGYTLVRREYPTPLGPVDIMARDQNGLAVAIEVKRRGGIDGVEQLTRYVEMLNRDELLKPVRGVFAAQEIKPQARTLAKDRGIECVTLDYDELRGIESNELRLF, encoded by the coding sequence ATGCGCCTAGTCATCGCCCGTTGCTCCGTCGATTATGTGGGGCGTTTAGATGCCCACCTTCCTATGGCTGACCGGCTGATTTTGGTCAAGGCCGATGGGTCGGTGTCTGTCCACGCTGATGACCGCGCGTACAAGCCGCTGAACTGGATGACGCCGCCGTGCACGATCGTGGAGGAGACCATCCAGGACATCGACGGTGAGGACACTGGTGTGGGCCTGTGGATCGTCGAGAACCCGAAGGGCGAGCAGCTCCGGATAACCATCGAGGAAATCCACCACGATTCGTCCCACGACCTTGGCGTTGATCCCGGCCTCGTGAAGGATGGTGTGGAGTCGCACTTGCAGGAGCTGTTGGCGGAGCACATCGCAACGCTTGGCGACGGCTACACCCTCGTCCGCCGCGAATACCCCACACCGTTGGGGCCAGTGGACATCATGGCGCGCGACCAGAATGGCCTGGCGGTCGCGATCGAGGTGAAGCGCCGCGGCGGAATAGACGGCGTGGAGCAGCTGACACGCTACGTCGAGATGCTTAACCGCGACGAACTGCTCAAGCCCGTCCGTGGCGTGTTCGCCGCTCAGGAGATTAAGCCCCAAGCTCGCACGCTGGCAAAGGACCGCGGCATCGAGTGCGTCACGCTTGATTACGACGAGCTCCGCGGCATCGAATCCAACGAACTCCGCTTGTTCTAA
- a CDS encoding F0F1 ATP synthase subunit gamma: MATLRELRDRIRSVNSTKKITKAQELIATSRITKAQQRVEAAQPYATEMHDVMERLLAASNLSHPMLHERENGKVAAVLVVTSDRGMAGGYNHNVLKKTAELEAMLNQAGYDVVRYVTGGKGVTHFDFRDQEIAGAWTGWSQDPDWDKTHDVRHHMIRGFAASSEGTVDWREGLRGAEGESVRGFDQVHVVYTKFVSMLSQEATAFQLLPIEPVIEEYEFEQEDLLTTSGDVKPDMEFEPDPETLMDELLPAYVSRMLYSIFLEASAAESAARRTAMKNATDNATELANDLSREANQLRQAKITQEITEIIGGAGALSGSGESD, translated from the coding sequence ATGGCAACACTTCGCGAATTGCGTGACCGCATCAGGTCCGTCAACTCAACGAAGAAAATTACCAAGGCCCAGGAGCTGATCGCGACCTCGCGAATCACCAAGGCCCAGCAGCGCGTGGAAGCGGCACAGCCGTACGCCACGGAGATGCACGACGTCATGGAGCGGCTGTTGGCTGCGAGCAACTTGTCCCACCCGATGCTCCACGAGCGCGAAAACGGCAAAGTTGCCGCCGTGCTGGTGGTCACCTCGGACCGTGGTATGGCAGGTGGCTACAACCACAACGTGTTGAAGAAGACCGCGGAACTCGAGGCGATGCTCAACCAAGCTGGGTACGACGTAGTCCGCTACGTCACCGGCGGCAAGGGCGTCACCCACTTCGACTTCCGCGACCAGGAGATCGCAGGCGCGTGGACCGGATGGTCCCAGGACCCGGATTGGGACAAGACGCACGACGTGCGCCACCACATGATCCGCGGGTTTGCTGCGAGCTCCGAGGGAACCGTCGATTGGCGTGAAGGCCTACGCGGCGCCGAAGGCGAATCCGTCCGCGGGTTCGACCAGGTGCACGTGGTCTACACCAAGTTCGTCTCGATGCTGTCTCAGGAGGCCACAGCATTCCAGCTGCTGCCGATCGAGCCGGTCATTGAGGAATACGAATTCGAGCAAGAAGACCTGCTGACCACGTCCGGTGACGTGAAGCCAGACATGGAATTCGAGCCGGACCCGGAAACCCTCATGGACGAGCTGCTGCCAGCGTACGTGTCCAGGATGCTGTACTCGATCTTCCTCGAGGCGTCCGCGGCGGAGTCCGCTGCGCGTCGTACCGCGATGAAGAACGCGACAGACAACGCGACCGAGCTGGCCAACGATCTTTCGCGTGAGGCTAACCAGCTGCGTCAGGCGAAAATTACCCAAGAAATCACAGAGATTATCGGCGGCGCTGGTGCGTTGTCCGGTAGCGGAGAAAGCGACTAA
- a CDS encoding F0F1 ATP synthase subunit epsilon, producing the protein MAEITAQLVSVDRLLWKGEANIVTAQTTEGEIGVLAGHEPFLGQLKQNGVVTITPVDGDKIVAAVQGGFLAVAGNKVTVLADYAVLADEVDSNAAESERESEDPTQRARSEAELAALRRSGK; encoded by the coding sequence ATGGCTGAAATCACCGCTCAATTGGTCTCTGTCGACCGCTTGCTGTGGAAGGGCGAAGCGAACATCGTTACCGCCCAGACCACGGAGGGTGAGATCGGTGTCCTGGCTGGTCACGAGCCATTCCTGGGTCAACTCAAGCAGAACGGTGTTGTCACCATCACTCCCGTTGATGGCGACAAGATCGTCGCTGCGGTCCAGGGCGGCTTCCTTGCCGTCGCCGGCAACAAGGTGACTGTGCTGGCAGACTACGCAGTGTTAGCCGACGAAGTTGACTCGAACGCTGCCGAATCCGAGCGCGAGAGCGAGGACCCAACGCAACGTGCACGCAGCGAGGCCGAACTCGCGGCGTTGCGCCGAAGCGGCAAATAA
- a CDS encoding DUF2550 domain-containing protein, producing MKLFVLAAIAIAVVLLTGAAWRFVTLRNKGTQVLMRTMPADGVHGWRHGILTYDQDCIRFFKLRSFSFGPDIVLARNQLTFEGKRDLSPDERAIMPETGAILELSCAAPTAADNRGGADDRLRFEFGADHHAAMALVSWIESSPDHRQVRTDMNVLHQRALRSPR from the coding sequence ATGAAGCTCTTCGTTCTCGCGGCCATCGCTATCGCGGTCGTGCTGCTAACTGGGGCTGCGTGGCGGTTTGTGACGCTGCGCAACAAGGGCACGCAGGTGCTCATGCGCACCATGCCTGCCGACGGCGTCCATGGCTGGCGCCACGGAATTCTCACATATGACCAGGACTGCATCCGCTTTTTTAAGCTGCGGTCCTTTTCGTTTGGCCCAGACATCGTTCTTGCGCGCAACCAGCTGACGTTTGAAGGCAAGCGCGATCTCAGCCCCGACGAGCGGGCGATCATGCCCGAGACCGGGGCGATCCTCGAGCTGTCGTGCGCCGCGCCAACTGCTGCCGACAATCGCGGCGGCGCCGACGACCGCCTCCGCTTCGAATTCGGCGCCGATCATCACGCGGCGATGGCGTTGGTGTCGTGGATTGAGTCTTCACCCGATCACCGCCAGGTGCGCACTGACATGAACGTGCTGCACCAGCGGGCGCTTCGTTCGCCGCGCTAA
- the glgB gene encoding 1,4-alpha-glucan branching protein GlgB, producing the protein MTEVNPHLLIPDTDRARLVECKHHAPHDFYGWHSTPRGSVIRTRQLGATDVRVLIHNDSVPMEPIGDDIWVLGLEDDLAPDYRLEVHYPEGAPVITADAYHFLPTLTSFDLHLIGEGRHERLWEVLGANERTYSTSMGEVSGTAFAVWAPNAQGVAVVGDFCAWNPNQWPMRSLGATGVWEVFIPGIGAGMQYKFTIQGADGSVIDKADPLAKQTVAPPETVSVVAGVTEYEWSDHEWMAARPGVDATNAPMSVYECHIGSWKVGYGYREVAEELVPYLVDNGFTHVEFLPVAEHPFGGSWGYQVSGYYAPTARWGSPDDLRYLIDRLHQAGIGVIVDWVPAHFPKDAWALGRFDGTALYEHPDWRRGEQKDWGTYVFDFGRNEVRNFLVANALYWFEEFHLDGIRVDAVASMLYLDYSRNPGEWIPNQFGGRENLDAVQFLQEMNATVQRTHPGVVTIAEESTAWPGVTAQTASDGLGFSLKWNMGWMNDTLEYFALDPVHRSYHHNEITFSLVYAFSEKYVLPFSHDEVVHGKGSLWERMPGDSWNKAAGVRALYGYMFSHPGKQLMFMGCEFGQTTEWNEAASINWDDLDGWDHEYHHGIRRLVRDLNLVYRDNPALFSQDNTPMGFQWVKGDDSSNNFLAYVRWGVDATPILAVINLSGSPLSGYRLGLPEGGDWELLINTDADVYGGAGNDLAQRVTASDEGHDSFEHSITLDIPAMSVQYYVKR; encoded by the coding sequence ATGACCGAAGTTAACCCGCACCTACTCATCCCGGACACTGACCGCGCACGCTTGGTGGAATGCAAACACCACGCGCCGCACGACTTCTACGGCTGGCACTCCACCCCGCGTGGGTCTGTGATCCGCACGCGTCAGCTTGGCGCGACCGACGTCCGGGTGTTGATCCACAACGATTCCGTGCCGATGGAGCCGATCGGCGACGACATCTGGGTGCTCGGACTCGAGGACGACTTGGCGCCGGACTACCGCCTTGAGGTGCACTACCCGGAGGGCGCGCCGGTGATCACGGCCGACGCGTACCACTTCCTGCCGACGTTGACGTCGTTTGACCTGCACCTCATCGGCGAAGGCCGCCACGAACGCCTGTGGGAAGTACTCGGCGCGAACGAGCGCACCTACTCGACGTCGATGGGCGAGGTGTCCGGCACCGCGTTTGCCGTGTGGGCGCCGAACGCGCAGGGCGTGGCTGTTGTTGGTGATTTCTGCGCGTGGAACCCGAATCAGTGGCCGATGCGCTCCCTTGGGGCGACAGGCGTGTGGGAAGTGTTCATCCCCGGTATTGGCGCGGGGATGCAGTACAAGTTCACCATCCAGGGCGCCGACGGCAGCGTGATTGATAAGGCGGACCCGCTGGCGAAGCAGACCGTTGCGCCGCCGGAAACCGTATCCGTGGTTGCTGGCGTGACCGAGTACGAGTGGTCCGACCACGAATGGATGGCCGCGCGCCCCGGCGTGGATGCGACGAACGCGCCGATGAGCGTGTACGAGTGCCACATCGGGTCCTGGAAGGTTGGCTACGGCTACCGCGAGGTCGCCGAAGAGCTCGTGCCGTACCTGGTTGACAACGGGTTCACGCACGTGGAATTCCTTCCGGTGGCGGAGCACCCCTTCGGCGGGTCGTGGGGCTACCAGGTCTCCGGCTACTACGCGCCTACCGCGCGCTGGGGTTCACCCGACGACCTGCGCTACCTCATCGACCGGTTGCACCAGGCGGGCATCGGCGTGATCGTCGACTGGGTCCCGGCGCACTTCCCCAAGGACGCGTGGGCGCTCGGGCGTTTCGACGGCACGGCGCTCTACGAGCACCCCGACTGGCGCCGCGGCGAACAGAAAGACTGGGGCACCTACGTCTTCGACTTCGGCCGCAACGAGGTGCGCAACTTCTTAGTTGCTAACGCGCTGTACTGGTTCGAGGAGTTCCACCTGGACGGCATCCGCGTGGACGCCGTGGCGTCGATGCTGTACCTGGACTACTCGCGCAACCCCGGCGAGTGGATCCCCAACCAGTTTGGTGGCCGCGAGAATCTGGACGCGGTGCAGTTCCTCCAGGAGATGAACGCGACAGTCCAGCGCACCCACCCGGGCGTAGTGACGATCGCCGAGGAATCCACCGCATGGCCGGGCGTGACCGCGCAGACCGCGTCCGACGGCCTGGGCTTCTCGCTGAAGTGGAACATGGGCTGGATGAACGACACGCTGGAGTACTTCGCGCTCGATCCGGTGCACAGGTCCTACCACCACAACGAGATCACGTTCTCCCTGGTGTACGCGTTCTCGGAGAAATACGTCCTGCCGTTTAGCCACGATGAGGTCGTCCACGGCAAGGGTTCTTTGTGGGAGCGCATGCCGGGTGACTCGTGGAACAAGGCCGCCGGCGTGCGCGCCCTCTACGGCTACATGTTCTCCCACCCGGGCAAGCAGCTGATGTTCATGGGCTGCGAGTTCGGCCAGACCACCGAGTGGAACGAGGCCGCTTCCATCAACTGGGACGACCTCGACGGCTGGGACCACGAATACCACCACGGCATCCGCCGCCTTGTCCGCGACCTCAACCTGGTCTACCGCGACAACCCAGCGCTGTTCAGCCAAGACAACACGCCCATGGGCTTCCAATGGGTCAAGGGAGACGACTCCAGCAACAACTTCCTCGCCTACGTGCGCTGGGGCGTGGACGCCACGCCGATCCTCGCCGTGATCAACCTGTCCGGCTCCCCGCTGAGTGGCTACCGCCTCGGCCTGCCCGAAGGCGGCGACTGGGAGCTTCTTATCAACACCGACGCCGACGTCTACGGCGGCGCCGGCAACGACCTTGCCCAGCGCGTCACCGCGTCCGACGAGGGCCACGACAGCTTCGAGCACTCCATCACCCTGGACATCCCGGCGATGAGCGTGCAGTACTACGTCAAGCGCTAG
- a CDS encoding F0F1 ATP synthase subunit delta, with protein MKAASRQAQENVADKLEQLVGASENAVADAAQIGTELFMVVDQLDSERSLRVAVADTALDAEQRVGIMNDVFGSKVAEPTAQILREAAQQEWSNPRELRTGLVNLGRRALLRGAEKQGQLEQVENELYQLSRIIEREPELGQLLSDRTAPADQKRSLLASVLYGKVTVITEALALQVIGRPEKNPADDIAAVARDAAALTGKAVAEVVTAEELSGEQRDALAAKLGHIYGREMAIHSEVDPSLLGGMTIRVGDEIIDGSTRGKLQRLRADLANTTF; from the coding sequence ATGAAAGCAGCTAGCCGACAAGCACAGGAAAACGTCGCAGACAAGCTCGAGCAGCTAGTTGGCGCGTCCGAGAATGCAGTCGCTGATGCGGCGCAGATTGGCACCGAACTCTTCATGGTTGTCGATCAGCTCGATTCCGAAAGGTCCCTGCGTGTCGCAGTGGCCGACACAGCGCTCGACGCTGAGCAGCGCGTGGGCATCATGAACGACGTCTTTGGCTCCAAAGTCGCCGAGCCCACCGCCCAGATCCTGCGCGAAGCAGCGCAGCAAGAGTGGTCCAACCCGCGTGAACTGCGCACCGGCCTGGTCAACCTTGGCCGCCGAGCGCTTCTGCGCGGAGCTGAGAAGCAGGGCCAGCTCGAGCAAGTGGAAAACGAGCTGTACCAGCTCTCCCGTATCATCGAACGGGAGCCCGAGCTCGGGCAGCTGCTATCGGATCGCACAGCCCCGGCCGACCAGAAGCGTTCGCTGCTTGCGAGCGTTCTCTACGGCAAAGTCACGGTTATCACCGAGGCCCTGGCCCTTCAGGTCATCGGCCGTCCGGAGAAGAACCCCGCGGACGACATCGCAGCCGTTGCACGCGACGCCGCCGCTTTGACAGGCAAGGCGGTGGCTGAAGTTGTTACCGCGGAAGAGCTTTCCGGCGAGCAGCGTGACGCTCTCGCAGCCAAGCTTGGACACATTTACGGTCGCGAGATGGCCATTCACTCCGAGGTAGACCCCAGCCTCCTCGGCGGCATGACCATTCGAGTTGGAGACGAGATCATCGACGGGTCGACGCGCGGGAAGCTTCAGCGCCTGCGTGCAGACCTGGCGAACACGACTTTCTAA
- the atpA gene encoding F0F1 ATP synthase subunit alpha, which yields MLEETTESRKNMAELTISSDEIRSAIANYTSSYSAEASREEVGVVTSAADGIAQVSGLPGCMTNELLEFPNGVIGVAQNLDTDSVGVVVLGNFETLTEGDQVKRTGEVLSVPVGDDFLGRVINPLGQPIDGLGPIESDEERALELQAAGVLDRQPVEEPMATGIKAIDAMTPIGRGQRQLIIGDRKTGKTAVCIDTILNQKAAWESGDETKQVRCIYVAIGQKGSTIAGVRQTLEENGALEYTTIVAAPASDSAGFKWLAPFTGAALGQHWMYQNKHVLVIYDDLTKQAEAYRAISLLLRRPPGREAYPGDVFYLHSRLLERAAKLNDELGAGSLTALPIIETKANDVSAFIPTNVISITDGQCFLQSDLFNQGVRPAIDVGISVSRVGGAAQTKGMKKVAGNLRLDLAAYRDLESFAAFASDLDDASKKQLERGQRLVELLKQQENSPQPVEFQIISIYLANEGAFDPVPVEDVRRYEAELHETIRAEAPEVYEQIDGGAALSEESKETLKAVNERFAQTFQTTDSDHTVREPEAKALDESQVDKHRLTVSRKSAKKDN from the coding sequence ATGCTGGAAGAAACTACCGAGAGCAGGAAGAACATGGCGGAGCTGACGATCTCCTCCGATGAGATCCGTAGCGCGATAGCGAACTACACCTCGAGCTACTCCGCGGAGGCCTCCCGTGAGGAGGTCGGCGTGGTGACGTCGGCTGCAGACGGTATTGCCCAGGTTTCTGGGCTGCCGGGTTGCATGACCAACGAGCTGCTTGAGTTCCCGAACGGCGTCATCGGCGTCGCCCAGAACCTAGACACCGACTCTGTCGGTGTGGTGGTCCTGGGTAACTTTGAGACCCTCACCGAGGGTGACCAAGTCAAGAGGACAGGCGAAGTCCTGTCCGTGCCGGTTGGGGATGACTTCCTCGGCCGCGTGATCAACCCACTGGGCCAGCCGATCGACGGCCTTGGCCCGATCGAGTCAGATGAAGAGCGCGCCCTGGAGCTCCAGGCAGCAGGCGTTCTCGACCGCCAGCCGGTCGAGGAGCCGATGGCGACGGGTATCAAGGCTATTGACGCCATGACCCCGATCGGTCGCGGCCAGCGTCAGCTGATCATTGGTGACCGTAAGACCGGTAAGACCGCGGTCTGCATCGACACCATCCTGAACCAGAAGGCAGCATGGGAGTCCGGCGACGAGACCAAGCAGGTGCGATGCATCTACGTGGCAATCGGCCAGAAGGGCTCCACCATCGCTGGTGTGCGCCAGACCCTCGAGGAGAACGGCGCCCTGGAGTACACCACCATCGTGGCTGCTCCGGCATCCGACTCCGCAGGCTTCAAGTGGCTGGCACCGTTCACCGGTGCAGCGCTTGGCCAGCACTGGATGTACCAGAACAAGCACGTTCTGGTTATCTACGATGACCTGACCAAGCAGGCTGAGGCCTACCGTGCGATCTCGCTGCTGCTGCGCCGCCCGCCGGGCCGCGAGGCATACCCCGGTGACGTGTTCTACCTGCACTCCCGTCTGCTTGAGCGCGCCGCCAAGCTTAACGACGAGCTGGGCGCCGGTTCGCTCACCGCACTGCCGATCATTGAGACGAAGGCGAACGACGTCTCCGCCTTCATTCCGACCAACGTGATTTCTATTACGGACGGCCAGTGCTTCCTCCAGTCCGACCTGTTCAACCAGGGTGTCCGCCCGGCTATCGACGTTGGTATCTCCGTCTCCCGTGTTGGTGGTGCCGCACAGACCAAGGGCATGAAGAAGGTCGCGGGTAACCTGCGTCTGGACCTGGCCGCATACCGCGACCTGGAGTCCTTCGCAGCGTTCGCGTCCGATCTGGACGACGCATCGAAGAAGCAGCTTGAGCGTGGCCAGCGCCTGGTTGAGCTGCTGAAGCAGCAGGAAAACTCGCCGCAGCCGGTGGAGTTCCAGATCATCTCCATCTACCTCGCTAACGAGGGCGCATTCGACCCCGTTCCCGTCGAGGACGTTCGCCGTTACGAGGCTGAGCTGCACGAGACGATCCGCGCCGAGGCCCCCGAGGTCTACGAGCAGATCGACGGCGGCGCTGCGCTTTCCGAAGAGTCCAAGGAGACCCTCAAGGCCGTCAACGAGCGCTTTGCCCAGACGTTCCAGACCACCGACTCCGACCACACGGTCCGCGAGCCGGAGGCCAAGGCTCTCGACGAATCCCAGGTAGACAAGCACCGTCTCACCGTTTCCCGCAAGTCGGCCAAGAAGGACAACTAG